From Anopheles darlingi chromosome 2, idAnoDarlMG_H_01, whole genome shotgun sequence, the proteins below share one genomic window:
- the LOC125948236 gene encoding proton-coupled folate transporter — translation MQTSAECAEPAGGSDSRTSTMTVAQLPPKPTGLPDGDDRSLPDSVSTMALQATVPWYRLISVEPTMFLYMMAFMLTSVVEQAFFLYKACTVDHGYSHEICLNIEQYQDIKKEVQVTTSTFHQWNNIAMYVVPIFLAMFLGAWSDRRGRKLPLVLGLIGKLFYSVMIVVNTRMPTWPVEYIIYTATLPSVLTGADIAIFASCFAYISDITTVEQRTLRITILDATYLSTMPIGVALGNVIFNHTGKSYTIMFTINASLLACSILYSVLFLKSRTTERQCSIRELPWYRMPLDFFDRQHIVRSVQTFLKKRTLHRRTYLYLLMVAMSFYTFQRDEKPKMYLYTQLRFNWDTDLYSYFKTYQSAAYVVMMFLGVPFFTRVLGLKDTIIIMIGALAHASARFVYIFAQVGWVLYIGATISSVGPVVAPVLRSMISKMVPNTERGIIFSFLSVFDNAVPLFSGVLYTQVYNSSINTYPQAVFLLTMGTQMVVFFIALSIHFSLRGRTLDESAPIDKPPSTTLIDGSIRDNGIQAVQLPNGDSQQR, via the exons ATGCAAACGTCGGCAGAATGTGCTGAG CCTGCTggcggcagcgacagcaggACCAGCACCATGACGGTGGCGCAGCTCCCACCGAAACCAACGGGACTACCGGACGGTGATGATCGAAGTTTACCGGATAGTGTGTCGACGATGGCATTGCAAGCAACCGTTCCTTGGTATCGCCTGATTTCCGTCGAACCGACCATGTTCCTGTACATGATGGCATTTATGCTGACATCGGTCGTGGAGCAAGCATTTTTCCTTTACAAAGCCTGCACCGTCGATCACGGGTACTCGCACGAAATCTGTCTTAACATCGAGCAGTACCAGGACATCAAGAAGGAGGTCCAGGTCACGACGTCCACCTTTCACCAGTGGAACAACATCGCCATGTATGTGGTACCCATCTTCCTGGCCATGTTTCTTGGTGCCTGGTCGGATCGGAGAGGTCGTAAGCTGCCGCTGGTTCTCGGGCTGATCGGGAAGCTGTTCTACTCGGTCATGATAGTGGTGAATACCCGGATGCCCACGTGGCCCGTCGAGTACATTATCTACACAGCGACACTGCCCAGTGTGCTGACCGGTGCTGATATAGCTATCTTTGCCAGCTGCTTTGCTTACATCTCCGATATCACGACGGTGGAACAGCGCACGCTGCGTATAACGATTCTCGATGCGACCTACCTGAGCACGATGCCGATCGGTGTGGCACTCGGTAATGTGATCTTCAACCACACCGGCAAATCGTACACGATCATGTTCACCATCAATGCCTCGCTGCTTGCCTGTTCGATCTTGTATTCCGTGCTGTTCCTGAAATCACGCACCACCGAACGGCAGTGTTCTATCCGGGAGCTTCCCTGGTACCGGATGCCGCTCGATTTCTTCGACCGTCAGCACATTGTCCGTTCCGTGCAAACGTTCCTGAAAAAGCGCACGCTGCATCGTCGCACCTATCTGTACCTGCTCATGGTGGCCATGTCGTTCTACACGTTCCAGCGggatgaaaaaccaaaaatgtaCCTGTACACTCAGCTGCGCTTCAACTGGGATACGGATCTATATAGCTACTTCAAGACGTACCAATCGGCAGCTTACGTCGTGATGATGTTCCTCGGTGTACCGTTTTTTACGCGTGTTCTGGGACTCAAGgatacgatcatcatcatgatcggtGCCCTCGCACATGCCAGCGCACGTTTCGTGTACATTTTTGCCCAGGTTGGCTGGGTGCTGTACATCGGGGCCACGATTTCCAGCGTTGGTCCCGTGGTTGCACCCGTCCTGCGCTCGATGATATCGAAAATGGTTCCCAACACGGAGCGAGGAATCATTTTCTCCTTCCTGTCTGTGTTCGATAACGCGGTGCCACTGTTTAGCGGTGTGCTCTATACGCAGGTGTACAATTCCTCGATCAACACGTACCCGCAAGCAGTCTTCCTGCTCACGATGGGCACCCAGATGGTGGTGTTCTTCATAGCGCT TTCGATTCATTTTTCACTACGAGGACGCACACTAGACGAGAGTGCACCAATCGATAAGCCACCGAGCACGACACTGATCGACGGGAGTATCAGAGATAACGGTATCCAAGCGGTCCAACTTCCCAACGGTGACAGCCAACAACGGTGA
- the LOC125948234 gene encoding SET and MYND domain-containing protein 4 translates to MTNIDSDPLFTSLCNEKTLQSQNEGFFNVFYESVADNFKGVNTNWLKDVYHRVPSDAGKLRLVYDDPVVAYEVQGTLEHVKPVFRGKDAKFSWQRREQALKLLAENKTQMALMMACQAVMRAPAQGVDKFIDKGLTLALALWTRAEVFIRMLDGKRALQDLQLAAKCGLPVKQNADYYSRVAKCYALCGEDARAEVSAKLFHSLGGHNDYALGRLKEDLEDLRVLKRETPSNEEEKVLPTFTGDAANSELSGASSKIKLVGSKDDSRGRYIAAAENIAPGEPILAEPAIAACLYPKFFGSHCNACFNRLVAAVACPDCCGVAFCSVACRDRACASYHRFECQYLDLMIGSGMSILCHLALRIVLDAGTPQAAIEKGNALLDHLCAHSQLREAEDHFKRTLMTTFLLSILQKAEFFGRRTTESPEPNDLELQVGTIILGLLQTLQFNAHEIYETRITGEHRVDSAKVQYLGVGIYRTASMFNHECYPGVSRTFLGTSIIFHTSRPIRSGAVVPENYGPHFLRQPKPMRQRNLRSRYWFKCECRTCAEDWPLLERLTDEPRLLCPTDGCENVLAFPTKPSKRSIKCSKCKKQVNLEPSMKMVDASEELYASAAEMITNERIDEAVELLTNGLKMFAQVAVPPHKPTHIAEESLRVCFADKATTNRY, encoded by the exons ATGACGAACATTGATAGTGATCCACTTTTTACGTCGTTGTGCAACGAAAAGACGCTCCAGTCGCAGAATGAGGGCTTCTTTAACGTGTTCTACGAGTCGGTAGCTGATAACTTTAAAGGGGTCAATACCAACTGGCTAAAGGACGTGTACCATCGTGTACCGAGCGATGCCGGCAAGCTGCGCCTGGTGTACGATGATCCGGTCGTGGCGTACGAAGTCCAGGGTACGCTCGAGCACGTGAAACCCGTGTTCCGCGGGAAGGATGCAAAGTTCTCGTGGCAACGGCGGGAGCAGGCGTTGAAGTTGCTGGCTGAAAACAAAACGCAGATGGCCCTGATGATGGCCTGCCAGGCGGTAATGCGTGCGCCGGCCCAAGGAGTCGACAAGTTCATAGACAAAGGTCTCACGCTGGCGTTGGCCCTCTGGACCAGAGCGGAAGTGTTCATTCGCATGCTGGATGGAAAGCGAGCGTTACAGGATCTGCAGCTGGCGGCCAAGTGTGGACTTCCGGTGAAACAAAACGCGGATTACTACTCGCGGGTGGCTAAGTGTTATGCAC TTTGCGGTGAAGACGCTCGTGCGGAAGTGTCTGCGAAACTGTTCCATAGTCTTGGTGGCCACAACGATTATGCACTTGGTCGGCTAAAGGAAGATCTGGAGGATCTACGTGTGTTGAAGCGAGAAACACCATCGAATGAGGAAGAGAAAGTCCTTCCTACCTTTACCGgcgatgcagctaacagcgaACTGAGCGGCGCTTCTTCGAAAATCAAACTCGTAGGCTCGAAGGATGACTCACGGGGACGGTACATTGCCGCGGCAGAAAATATCGCTCCCGGTGAACCCATCCTTGCAGAACCAGCCATCGCAGCCTGCTTGTATCCGAAGTTCTTTGGTTCGCATTGCAACGCTTGCTTCAATCG ATTGGTCGCTGCCGTGGCCTGTCCTGATTGCTGTGGAGTAGCTTTCTGCTCGGTGGCTTGCCGTGATCGTGCGTGCGCTTCCTATCATCGATTCGAATGTCAGTATCTCGATCTGATGATCGGTTCCGGCATGTCGATCTTGTGCCATTTGGCACTCCGTATCGTTCTAGACGCGGGAACACCACAGGCAGCAATCGAGAAAGGGAATGCCCTTTTGGACCACCTCTGTGCTCACTCGCAGCTTCGGGAGGCTGAGGATCACTTCAAGCGCACCCTAATGACCACGTTTCTGTTGAGCATCCTGCAAAAGGCGGAATTTTTCGGACGCCGTACGACGGAATCACCGGAACCAAATGATCTGGAGCTCCAGGTCGGTACGATCATACTCGGGCTTCTGCAGACACTTCAATTCAATGCGCACGAAATCTATGAAACTCGCATCACGGGAGAGCATCGAGTTGATTCGGCTAAGGTGCAGTACCTAGGTGTAGGTATCTATCGCACCGCATCCATGTTCAATCACGAATGTTACCCCGGTGTGTCACGAACCTTCCTTGGAACGTCCATCATCTTCCACACCAGTCGTCCCATTCGTAGTGGAGCTGTTGTTCCAGAGAATTACGGCCCGCATTTTCTccgccaaccgaaaccgatgagACAGCGTAATCTCCGGTCTCGGTACTGGTTCAAGTGCGAGTGTCGTACGTGTGCCGAAGATTGGCCACTGCTGGAACGACTCACCGATGAACCACGTTTACTCTGCCCAACGGACGGTTGTGAGAATGTGCTAGCCTTCCCGACGAAGCCATCGAAACGTAGCATCAAGTGTAGCAAGTGCAAGAAGCAGGTTAACCTAGAACCGAGCATGAAGATGGTCGATGCGAGCGAAGAACTGTATGCGTCCGCTGCAGAGATGATTACG AATGAGCGTATCGACGAGGCGGTCGAACTGTTGACGAATGGGCTGAAGATGTTTGCACAGGTGGCCGTCCCACCACACAAACCGACCCACATCGCCGAGGAATCGTTGAGAGTTTGCTTCGCCGACAAGGCCACTACTAATCGCTACTGA